A single Candidatus Omnitrophota bacterium DNA region contains:
- a CDS encoding WecB/TagA/CpsF family glycosyltransferase codes for MAKKTKFLDIPVLTGDREDICESIYEKLARGEKFHLITLNALMVNHAFEHPDFFKILKAGLCVNDSVGIRMASFLLTGCAIANFPGIELFYNLCAFFASRKSRVFVYGSSEDVNKAACGKLQRRFPGINICGRLNGYADDAVKIIKNAQPGFLFAALDSPRQENWLNEHLTELKCAGMGIGGTLDVFSGKLRRANPVFRAAGLEWLGRLLREPWRAGRIMRLPVFLARIIRIYFSRRFPRG; via the coding sequence GCGAAGAAAACGAAGTTTCTTGACATCCCCGTCTTAACAGGAGACAGGGAGGATATATGCGAGAGCATATACGAAAAACTCGCCCGCGGAGAAAAATTCCACCTTATAACGCTCAACGCTCTTATGGTGAACCACGCCTTTGAGCATCCCGATTTTTTCAAAATCCTTAAAGCCGGACTCTGCGTCAACGATTCCGTCGGCATACGCATGGCTTCTTTTCTGCTGACGGGCTGCGCCATAGCGAATTTCCCGGGCATAGAACTCTTTTACAATCTGTGCGCTTTTTTCGCGTCTCGGAAGAGCCGTGTTTTTGTTTACGGCTCGTCGGAGGATGTTAATAAAGCCGCCTGCGGGAAACTCCAAAGGCGTTTTCCGGGGATAAATATATGCGGCCGTCTGAACGGCTATGCGGATGACGCGGTGAAGATCATAAAGAATGCCCAACCCGGATTCCTTTTCGCGGCTCTGGATTCGCCCCGTCAGGAAAACTGGCTCAACGAGCATCTTACGGAGCTCAAATGCGCGGGCATGGGGATAGGCGGCACGCTGGATGTTTTCTCCGGGAAGCTCAGAAGGGCCAACCCCGTTTTCAGGGCCGCCGGTTTAGAGTGGCTCGGACGGCTTCTGCGTGAGCCATGGCGGGCCGGGCGCATTATGCGTCTTCCCGTTTTTCTCGCCAGGATCATCAGGATTTACTTTTCCCGACGATTCCCGCGCGGATAA